AGCCCGATGTCGAGCACCATGAGGTCGAAGCGGCCCGAGAGCGCCTCGTCGAGCCCTGTGGGTCCGTCGGAGGCGACGGTCGGCTGGTGGCCCTCGGCGCGCAGGCCCTTGGCCACGAACGAGGCGATGCGGTCCTCGTCCTCCACGATCAGGATCTGGGCCATCTGCGGTCCTCTCGCGAGCTGCTGGTCATCGGCCGAGCGTCCGCTCGGGCAGGACGATCTCCACGTGCGCACCCCGGGGTTCGGCGTCGCGGATGACGACGTCTCCGCCGTGGGCGTCGGCGATGGCGCGCACGATGCTCAGGCCCAGCCCGAACCCGTCGTCGCCGGCGCGGACGCTGCTGCGGCCGAAGCGCTCCAGCACCGCCTCGCGGTCCTCCGGGCGGATGCCGTCGCCGGTGTCGCGAACCCAGAGCCGGACCAGGCCGTCCTCCATGGCCGAGCCGACAGCGATCACGGCGCCGGGGTCGGTGTGCTTCACCGCGTTGTCGGCGAGCTGGAGCAGCGCCTGGGTGATGCGCTGCTCGTCGAGCACCGCGCGGCCGTGGGCGGCGTCGTCGAGCTGCCAGTCGCGCTCACCGAGGGCGGTGGCCTTCGCGAGCACCGACTGGGTGAGTCCGCCGAGCTCCACCTCGCCCACGACGAGGAAGTCGGGGCGTCGGCTCTTGGCCAGCAGGATCAGGTCGGTCACCAGGCGCGACATCCGGTCGACCTCGTCGAGCACGAGCTCGCGCGTCTGCACCAGGTCGTCCGGGTCGGTGGGGTCGATGAGCTCGAGGTGGCCGCGCACCACCGTGAGCGGTGTCTTGAGCTCGTGGCCGGCGTCGTCGAGGAACTGCCGCTGGGCGGCGAACCCGGAGTCGAGGCGCTCCAGCATGCCGTTGATGGTGCGGGTCAGGGCGGTGATGTCGTCGTTGCCCTGCTCGACGATGCGGCGCGAGAGGTCGGTCGCGGTGATCTCGCGGGCGGTCTCCTCCAGGGTGCGCAGCGGGGCGAGCAGCCGCCCGGACTGGAAGGCCGCGATCGTGGTGATGAGGCCCAGCGAGAGGAGGGCGACGAGGGCGTAGGTCTGGAGGGTGCGGTTGAGCTCCTCGTGCTCGTCGCGCAGGAAGTTGGCGATGACGAGCGCCCCGTCGCCCTGGGCGTTGGTCACGGGCACGAGGGTCACCCAGGTCTCCCCGAAGGCGGGGGAGTCGATGATCCTCGTGCCGCCCACCTCCGCGAGGTCCTGGACTGCCTGCTGGTAGGCCGGCTCGTCGAGCACCTCCTGGCCGTAGCGGTTGCGGGTGGCGATCGTGCCCTCGCCGCTGGTGTAGCCCACGAGCAGCTCGTCGTCGTCGGGGACGTTGCGGGTGAGGAAGACCTCGAGGACACGGCGCACGTCGTTGAACGCCTCGCCGGTGTTGGGGTCGCGGCGCAGGTTGCGGAACTCCTCGATCTCCTGGCTGATCTGGGAGGTGACCTGTCGCTCGATGCGCGCCGACTCGAGGGCGTAGACGAGCAGTCCCGCACCGCTCATGGCCGCGGCCGTGAGGACGGCGATGACGACGGTGATGCGGGTCCGGACGGAGACTCGGGTGGGGCGTCGGCGGGCACCGTCAGTCGTCCCCGTCGGCCCGCTCGTCGTCGGTGTCGTCATCATCAGGCCCGTCGTCGTCCCAGTCGTCGTCGTCATCCTCCCCGACCGGTGTCGGCATCGGTGTCACGACGCGGGCATCCTCGCCCCCGCCGCGGCCGGACCCGTCCCGCTGCTGCTCCTCGTCGCGCTCCGCCGGGCCTCCACGGTCGTCGTCCGGCGTCGGCCCGGGCGTCGGTGCCTCCGGCGTCTCCGACGCGGGCGTGCCCGGCGGATCGGTGGGCGCGTCGCGCAGGATGACGGGGCTGTGGTCGGCGGGCGGTGGCGCACCCTGGGACGCCAGCGACCCGGCGACGTACGCCGTGACCGGCACGACGAGCGCCAGCAGCAGCAACACCTTCGGCAGCGGACCCATGCCCCCATCGTGCGCGCGGATGCTGGAACGGGGATGAGAGCCGGATGAGAGAGCTCTCATGTCCGCTCACCGACGTCCTGGTGCCGTCCGTCGCACCTGGTGCGCCAAGGCGTCGTACGAGGGTTGAGGCGCATGCCACAGTGGCGGTGCCACACGCCACCGGACCAGGGAGCTGCCGTGATCGTCCCCTTCAGCGTCACCGACTTCATCGAGCGGGCCGCCGCCGTCTACGGCGACCGACCGGGCTTCATCGACGAGCCCGACCAGCCGGCCGCCTCGCTCGGCACGCTGTCGTACGCCGAGGCGTACGCCCTCGCGCAGCGGCAGGCCGCCCGGCTCGACGAGCTCGGCATCGACGTCGGCGAGCGGGTCGCGGTGCTGAGCCACAACTCCGCGCGTCTGCTGACGTCGTTCTTCGGCGTGTGCGGGTCCGGCCGGGTGCTGGTGCCGATCAACTTCCGGCTGCGACCCGACGAGATCGCCTACATCGTCGCCCACTCGGGCGCGCGCGTCCTCTACGTCGACCCCGAGCTGGTCGAGTCGGTGTCGGGCATCGACGTGGAGCACCGCTTCGTGCTCGGCGAGGACGAGTCGATGTTCGCGGCCCCCGGCGCGGAGCCGCGGGCGTGGGAACCGGACGAGAACGCGACGGCGACCATCAACTACACCTCCGGCACCACCGCGCGGCCCAAGGGTGTTCAGCTGACGCACCGCAACCTGTGGACCAACGCGGTCACCTTCGGACTGCACGCCGGGGTCACCGACCGCGACGTCTACCTCCACACGCTGCCGATGTTCCACGCCAACGGCTGGGGGATGCCCTTCGCGATGACCGGCCTGGGGGTCCCGCAGGTCGTGCTGCGCAAGGTCGACGGCGCGGAGATCCTGCGCCGGGTGGAGCAGCACGGGGTCACGGTGATGTGTGCAGCGCCGGCCGTGGCGGCCGCGGTGCTCGACGCGGCCCAGGACTGGGAGGGCGCGATCCCCGGCCGCGACCGGGTCCGGATCATCATGGCCGGCGCGCCG
This sequence is a window from Nocardioides sp. S5. Protein-coding genes within it:
- a CDS encoding ATP-binding protein, whose product is MMTTPTTSGPTGTTDGARRRPTRVSVRTRITVVIAVLTAAAMSGAGLLVYALESARIERQVTSQISQEIEEFRNLRRDPNTGEAFNDVRRVLEVFLTRNVPDDDELLVGYTSGEGTIATRNRYGQEVLDEPAYQQAVQDLAEVGGTRIIDSPAFGETWVTLVPVTNAQGDGALVIANFLRDEHEELNRTLQTYALVALLSLGLITTIAAFQSGRLLAPLRTLEETAREITATDLSRRIVEQGNDDITALTRTINGMLERLDSGFAAQRQFLDDAGHELKTPLTVVRGHLELIDPTDPDDLVQTRELVLDEVDRMSRLVTDLILLAKSRRPDFLVVGEVELGGLTQSVLAKATALGERDWQLDDAAHGRAVLDEQRITQALLQLADNAVKHTDPGAVIAVGSAMEDGLVRLWVRDTGDGIRPEDREAVLERFGRSSVRAGDDGFGLGLSIVRAIADAHGGDVVIRDAEPRGAHVEIVLPERTLGR
- a CDS encoding AMP-binding protein, with the protein product MIVPFSVTDFIERAAAVYGDRPGFIDEPDQPAASLGTLSYAEAYALAQRQAARLDELGIDVGERVAVLSHNSARLLTSFFGVCGSGRVLVPINFRLRPDEIAYIVAHSGARVLYVDPELVESVSGIDVEHRFVLGEDESMFAAPGAEPRAWEPDENATATINYTSGTTARPKGVQLTHRNLWTNAVTFGLHAGVTDRDVYLHTLPMFHANGWGMPFAMTGLGVPQVVLRKVDGAEILRRVEQHGVTVMCAAPAVAAAVLDAAQDWEGAIPGRDRVRIIMAGAPPPTKTVVRVEEELGWEFVQIYGLTETSPLLTVNRSRAEWDDLSAEERAAKLVRAGAPAIGVRLRTDEHGEVLARSNVILDGYWERPDETAKALVDGWFHTGDGGVVGDDGYLTISDRKKDVIITGGENVSSIEVEDVLFSHPAVAEVAVIGVPSEKWGETIKALVVLADGASADSSQMEAELIAWCKDKAAGYKAPTSIEFREELARTATGKLQKFKLRQPYWEGQGRQVN